The Magnolia sinica isolate HGM2019 chromosome 10, MsV1, whole genome shotgun sequence genome includes a window with the following:
- the LOC131258254 gene encoding lysophospholipid acyltransferase LPEAT2-like, with product MKKRVFAFIDVEKLGSITFRQFLLESAHIMKQPLFQQACTTTINGCDDEGKGYITNQQVISALLFSCNKLFAFFAPLSLILLCAPLGDAIHSAMPSMNDDNVSELFNLFDSDNDGAVSSDNFMACLRRNPLLVALFASNSMHCGLIEGGKLVIA from the exons ATGAAGAAACGGGTCTTTGCTTTCATTGATGTTGAGAAACTTGGATCCATCACATTTAGACAG TTCTTGCTCGAATCAGCCCATATAATGAAGCAGCCATTGTTTCAGCAAGCTTGCACAACAACCATTAATGGTTGTGATGACGAAGGCAAGGGTTACATCACAAACCAACAGGTAATATCTGCTCTGTTGTTTTCCTGTAACAAGCTTTTTGCCTTTTTTGCTCCCTTGTCTCTGATCCTATTGTGTGCACCATTAGGAGATGCTATCCATTCTGCAATGCCAAGCATGAATGATGATAAT GTATCTGAGCTATTCAACTTGTTTGACAGTGACAATGATGGTGCTGTTAGTTCCGACAATTTCATGGCTTGCCTAAGAAGGAACCCATTGCTTGTTGCGCTCTTTGCTTCTAATTCGATGCATTGTGGCTTGATAGAAGGTGGAAAGCTAGTGATTGCATGA
- the LOC131258255 gene encoding MLP-like protein 423 — MGGKLDLEVEVKTPADKFWGAIKDSKDLFPKVFPQQYKSIEILEGDGNSVGSVRLVHFAEGIPIITTSKEKIEAADEEKKTVSYSVIDGDLINFYKTFKATFQVTPKGDGSLAKWSIEYEKANEDVPDPNLFQEFASKTFTELDAYLLKA, encoded by the exons ATGGGAGGTAAGCTTGATTTGGAAGTGGAGGTAAAGACTCCTGCAGACAAGTTCTGGGGAGCCATCAAGGATTCCAAAGACCTCTTCCCCAAGGTCTTTCCTCAGCAGTACAAGAGCATTGAGATCCTTGAAGGAGATGGCAACAGTGTCGGTTCTGTCAGGCTCGTCCATTTTGCTGAAG GAATTCCCATCATTACAACTTCCAAGGAGAAGATAGAGGCTGCAGACGAAGAAAAAAAGACGGTCTCTTACAGCGTAATAGATGGAGATCTGATCAACTTCTACAAGACATTCAAGGCCACCTTCCAGGTGACGCCAAAGGGCGATGGCAGCTTGGCGAAGTGGAGTATTGAATATGAAAAGGCAAATGAAGATGTTCCTGACCCAAAtctctttcaggaatttgcaTCCAAGACCTTCACTGAGTTGGATGCTTACCTCCTCAAAGCCTAG